DNA from Ziziphus jujuba cultivar Dongzao chromosome 2, ASM3175591v1:
TTACCAATAAAGCAgttcaatttataaattaaatggtTATGTAATATGATgctgaatttaaatttttaatttcaattttcaaaacaaataaaaatgaatatcgAGACATTGGAAtctaaaatttctataatttttgttctcatttcatttaaaaaaattatcataaaataaaataaaccaagtaaaaaaaaaaaactttttaagatGATTTTATTACTGATTAAtcagaaaaaaagcaaaaacgaAGATGGAAGAGCACCATATGAGACATTGAATACtaagaaaaaaatgtttgacAAAAGAAAGAGatgaaaagataaaacaaaataaaataaaatacaataaaaaaagtgCGAGACACATTAATGGATCAACGGTAGAGAGTGGACCATCAACAGTCTCTTTCAATCAATCAAACGGTTACTTGTCAAAGTTTCCCAATGGACCACCGCTTACAAATTCGCAATAGAAGAAAGAATATTCTCACTCACATAACCAAAAACCGAAGGGACCCACAAGCCCCCACCTGCCACACTATCTCCTATCAAAATCTGACACGTAAGCAAAATTTTGCAGAGCAGCCAAGCACGCCCGTTTACTAGGAAAAATGGTTTTAGTGTTTGGGTGTGGGACCATGATCACTTTTTCTTAACGGGGCGAAACTTCGCGTGAAAGACAATCAATGTGGGCCCCCATTTGATCTTCAACCTCACACAGACCTCGATCTACCCCTCCCTCACCTATCAAAAAGTGGGGTCCCCTTGGAACCCACCCGATTCTCCTAGCCCAATTACAACCTGCCACgctttcaaaatttccatgcCCGTTTACTCAAAAGATTGCATATGGAGGCCCGAACTTTTATCCCTAAACATATGGACCAATATTGGGCTTACACTATCAAGGCCTGAATCGGTACCCCAAAATAGAAAAGCCCAATTCTTGCTGAAGAAATCTGCTGTTAAACCCTCAAAACCCTCGGATGGAATTCAAGGCAATGAAAATGTTGCAAATGGTTCTCTAATTTGTAGAAATTTGAAGCTTCTGAAGGTTCGCAAAGCGGCCATGAACCGATCAAAGGCGATCCTCGTCTCTCTAAGACTCGCCAACTCGTTCCTCTCGACTCGGGTTTGCTCCACAAGTCGCCCGCTTCGTTCTCAGGTGACTATGTTCTCTCACTCCTCTCTGTCGTCTCTTTCAAATCAGTCTTACAGTTCCCATCTCATCCCTACCCATCAAAAGCTTTACTTTTCTTCAACGCCCAACTCGGTTGTGGAACTCGTTTTGGCCAACGAGTGGTCTATTGAGTTGGAGAAAGAGTTGGATGACTCGCACCCAGCATGGAACCACGAAACTGTGATCTTCGTTTTGAAGAAACTGGATAAAGACCCAGAAAAAGCTTCGGATTTCTTCAATTGGGTCTGTGAGAAAGATGGGTTTAGACACAGTTCTTCATTGTATAGCATAATGCTTAGGATTCTAGCTGATAAGGAAACAATGAAACAATTTTGGGTCACTCTGAGGAAGATGAAACAAGAAGGTTTTTACCTCGATGAGGAAACTTATTTTACAATTTCAGGGaagtttaaaaaggaaaaaatggctAGTGATGTAGCAGCTTTATCCCATTTCTATAACAGGATGATTCAAGAAAATGCTATGGATAAAGTTGTGGGGAGTGTAGTTGATGTTATTTTGGGGTCAGTCTGGAATGATAATGTTGAGAAACAATTAGGGGAGCTTAATGTTGTCTTTTCGGATAATGTTGTAATAAGGGTATTGAAGGAATTGAGAAGTTATCCATCAAAAGCAGCTAGCTTTTTCCGGTGTGTCGGTAAATATCCGGGCTATGAACACAATACTGTTACATATAATGCAATTGCAAGGGTTCTTTGTCAGCATGATTCGATTGAGGAATTTTGGAGCGTTATCGAGGAAATGAAAGGTGCAGATCACGATATGGACATTGACACTTACATAAAGATTTCAAGGCAatttcaaaagaacaaaatgaTGGAGGATGCTGTGAAGCTCTATGAACTTATGATGGACGGTCCATTTAAGCCCTCGGTTCAAGACTGCAGTATGCTTTTACGAAGCATCTCGGCAAATGATAACCCAAATTTGGATTTGGTGTTCAGAGTTGCAAAGAAATATGAGTCTACAGGACATACCCTCTCCAAGGCTATTTATGATGGGATTCATAGGTCTTTGACAAGTGCTGGGAGGTTCAATGAAGCAGAGAAGATTGTGAATGTTATGCAAAATGCAGGTTATGAGCCGGACAATATCACATACAGCCAAGTAGTCTTCGGACTTTGCAAGGCGAGGAGACTTGAAGAAGCCTGTGAGGTGCTGGATGAAATGGAAGCTCTTGGATGTGTTCCTGATATCAAAACTTGGACCATTTTGATTCAAGGGCATTGTGCTGCTGGTGAAGTGGATAAGGCACTAATGTGTTTTGCAAGTATGATGGGGAAAAATTATGATGCCGATGCTGATCTAGTGGATGTCTTAATAAACGGTTTCATTAGTCAGAGGAAGATAGAAGGTGCATACAATTTGCTGATTGAAATGGTGAATAGAACTCGTTTA
Protein-coding regions in this window:
- the LOC107407107 gene encoding pentatricopeptide repeat-containing protein At3g48250, chloroplastic encodes the protein MNRSKAILVSLRLANSFLSTRVCSTSRPLRSQVTMFSHSSLSSLSNQSYSSHLIPTHQKLYFSSTPNSVVELVLANEWSIELEKELDDSHPAWNHETVIFVLKKLDKDPEKASDFFNWVCEKDGFRHSSSLYSIMLRILADKETMKQFWVTLRKMKQEGFYLDEETYFTISGKFKKEKMASDVAALSHFYNRMIQENAMDKVVGSVVDVILGSVWNDNVEKQLGELNVVFSDNVVIRVLKELRSYPSKAASFFRCVGKYPGYEHNTVTYNAIARVLCQHDSIEEFWSVIEEMKGADHDMDIDTYIKISRQFQKNKMMEDAVKLYELMMDGPFKPSVQDCSMLLRSISANDNPNLDLVFRVAKKYESTGHTLSKAIYDGIHRSLTSAGRFNEAEKIVNVMQNAGYEPDNITYSQVVFGLCKARRLEEACEVLDEMEALGCVPDIKTWTILIQGHCAAGEVDKALMCFASMMGKNYDADADLVDVLINGFISQRKIEGAYNLLIEMVNRTRLRPWQATYKNLIEKLLGVMKLEEALELLRMMKKQNYPPYPDPFVQYISKFGTVEDAAGFLKALTVKEYPSSSAYVHLLKSFFHEGRYSEAKDLLFKCPHHIRKHAEVCKLFGSTDSTASAA